A genomic region of Nostoc sp. UHCC 0702 contains the following coding sequences:
- a CDS encoding phosphatase PAP2 family protein: MTDQVINWNNVYLQAIRLNGGAPGPIARTGAILHAAIYDAVNSIEKTYKPYLGTIPVKPGASKEAAAVFAAYTVLNSDSVYPNFNFPDAKEKNKSFFNAELEKARKELQNSGLSKQSIQDGEELGLAAAQAIIKNRQSDGFDDNTSYSSGTQPGDWRPTGSGAAVTPNWGKVKPFSPTFIQRFRPTRPAGFSNKQALLASVEYAAQVNEVKRLGAANSTERTQEQTDIALFWANDLDGTYKPPGQLYTITQIVSQLRGLSFSENARLFALVGLGLGDAAILAWDAKYDTDLDLWRPETAIQLADTDGNPGTTADPTWRPLSPNLDGTRFSPAFPAYISGHATFGAVHSGILRNFFGTDNVTFTATSEDPHARGNNGIRITRTFNSFSSAALENGRSRVYLGVHFQWDADAAYISGTKLADFVFENLLTRSS, encoded by the coding sequence ATGACAGACCAAGTTATTAATTGGAACAATGTATATCTACAAGCAATACGTTTAAACGGTGGTGCTCCTGGGCCAATCGCCCGTACTGGTGCTATATTACATGCTGCAATATATGATGCAGTCAATTCCATTGAGAAAACCTACAAACCATATTTAGGAACAATCCCGGTAAAACCAGGAGCTTCTAAAGAAGCGGCAGCAGTTTTTGCTGCATATACTGTGTTGAATAGCGACAGTGTTTATCCTAATTTCAATTTTCCTGATGCTAAGGAGAAAAACAAGAGCTTCTTCAACGCAGAACTGGAAAAAGCCCGTAAAGAACTTCAAAACAGTGGTTTGTCAAAACAAAGTATCCAAGATGGCGAAGAACTTGGGCTTGCAGCAGCTCAAGCAATTATTAAGAATCGACAAAGCGACGGGTTTGATGACAACACCTCCTATAGTTCCGGAACTCAGCCTGGTGATTGGCGTCCAACAGGCTCTGGTGCTGCGGTGACTCCAAATTGGGGCAAAGTGAAACCTTTCTCGCCAACCTTTATCCAGCGCTTTCGCCCAACTCGACCAGCTGGTTTCAGTAACAAACAGGCTCTACTTGCCAGCGTAGAATATGCTGCTCAAGTCAATGAAGTCAAACGGCTTGGCGCTGCTAACTCTACTGAGCGCACCCAAGAACAAACCGATATTGCTCTTTTTTGGGCAAACGATCTTGATGGAACATATAAGCCACCAGGACAACTGTATACCATAACCCAGATTGTCTCTCAGTTGCGGGGACTAAGCTTTTCCGAGAATGCACGACTGTTTGCCTTGGTAGGCTTAGGTTTAGGCGATGCGGCAATCTTGGCGTGGGATGCGAAGTACGACACCGATTTGGACTTGTGGAGACCAGAAACGGCAATTCAATTGGCAGATACAGATGGAAACCCTGGAACAACTGCCGACCCCACTTGGAGACCCTTATCACCTAATCTTGATGGCACTCGGTTTTCACCAGCATTTCCAGCGTATATCTCTGGTCATGCAACTTTCGGAGCAGTACATTCTGGAATTCTGCGGAACTTCTTTGGCACTGATAATGTTACCTTCACGGCAACATCTGAAGATCCACATGCGAGGGGCAATAATGGCATTAGAATCACACGGACATTTAATAGTTTCTCCTCGGCAGCTTTAGAAAATGGGCGCAGTCGTGTTTATCTCGGTGTGCATTTTCAATGGGATGCAGATGCAGCCTATATTTCTGGCACAAAATTGGCGGACTTTGTGTTTGAAAATTTACTAACTAGATCAAGCTAA